Proteins found in one Ptychodera flava strain L36383 chromosome 16, AS_Pfla_20210202, whole genome shotgun sequence genomic segment:
- the LOC139114849 gene encoding uncharacterized protein gives MLTFSNITNTHIATHPGWNSSTTISASTMLVPNTPSSGLQPSSFVPGKSTTQLPSLVTSLASTPGSGEGHFDSDTFAYSTPQVERILGNASTQISNDTAQFYVTTVGGTGHTDSNSVTNIPPPDWSHIHIAVLVVTLGIPLLTFAVFILCRLRVVLVTRHRYNQMQKCGNLGLSTISLATSATTLVPRSSPKHCQTYGNTLAPPSALPPPISLASDARMNDCDIENPEELR, from the exons ATGCTTACCTTCTCAAACATCACGAACACTCACATCGCAACCCACCCAGGATGGAATTCATCAACGACAATCAGCGCGTCGACGATGCTGGTGCCAAACACACCATCAAGCGGCCTCCAACCATCATCTTTTGTCCCGGGCAAATCTACAACGCAACTACCCTCCTTGGTTACAAGTCTAGCCTCTACCCCTGGCAGCGGAGAGGGACATTTCGATAGCGATACATTTGCCTACAGTACTCCGCAAGTAGAAAGAATTCTAGGTAATGCCTCGACACAGATTTCCAACGATACAGCACAATTCTATGTGACAACGGTCGGTGGTACAGGACACACTG ATTCTAATTCTGTCACTAATATACCACCTCCCGATTGGTCACATATTCACATCGCTGTTCTCGTCGTGACTCTCGGCATACCACTCCTGACCTTTGCTGTATTCATACTTTGTCGACTCCGAGTCGTGCTAGTGACCAGACATCGCTACAACCAGATGCAGAAGTGTGGAAACCTTGG GTTGTCAACGATTTCTCTCGCTACTTCAGCAACCACACTAGTGCCTCGTTCATCTCCTAAACATTGTCAGACGTATGGGAACACGCTAGCACCACCATCGGCGCTGCCACCTCCAATTTCCTTGGCTAGCGACGCCAGAATGAACGATTGTGAT ATTGAAAACCCAGAAGAACTTCGGTAG